The bacterium HR17 genome includes the window CACGCTTCATAATCCGCTTGCAACTTCGGCGTTCTCGGTCCCCAACCATACCAGATGCGACGCCAGCGGAATGCGGGTCGTTCACGCAAATACAGTTGAACTGTCAAGTCAGGTTGTTTTGGCACAACCGTCCAAACGGGGTCGGGGAAAAACCAACGGCAGCCGATGGCTTCCAAGAAGGCGAAGACGGCGTGGCTCAAACCTAAATCGGTGTTGGCGAGCAGCCGGAGGTTTTGTTTTTCCGTTCGCACGACGAAACCTTCGTTACCCAATTCGCTGAGCCGTTCCTTTTTGGCTTGTTGAGGAAAGTCCTTCGCTGTGCCCAAGACGATGCTTTTCGTTTTAGGTGAAAAAGTGTCAATGGCTGGCAGGTTGCCGATAATTTCGCCGAGCCAATGTTGCAACTCTTGAGCGATAGGCATCAACCGCTCTTTTGCGCCAACGGGGAGCGCAATGACACATTGCGGTTGACCTTTGGCGGCAATCACGAAAAGGGGTTGAGCAGCAGCCACGCTGAGCAACCAACAACTTGCCGCCACCAACTGAACGGTTCGCATCCTTTTGTCACCCTTGGCACTTGATTGCACCCCGCGCTGAATTTGATGCTCAGCGACCAAAAACCGCTCAACCTCTCTGAAAACCTCCCGCTAAACGCTGCGCGTCGTTTGAGTGTCCATCACCTGCTGCAAATTCAGCCGGGTGCACTTGCTCACAGCATCCTCTGGCGTTTGCCAAATTTGTCCGTCGCTACCGACGACTAACGCCAAGCCCTCCGGGCGTTGGCGCTGGAAAAGCGTCAAACCTTCCTTGCCTGACACTAACAACGCCGTTGACCACGCTTCCGCCTCGGTCGGCGACGGCAGCACGACGGCGGCGAGCGCTGTGTGCTGGACGGGTTCGCCCGTTTTAGGGTTTACAGTGCGATTCCCTTTGGCGGGAAGGGTCGCTGAAACCGACAACCCGCATCCATCCAAAGGGATTTTGGCGGCTGGTGCGTTGCCGAAGGGATAGGCAACGGCGACGCGCCAGAGGTCGCCATCGGGGTCACGCCCGAAGGCAAAAACGCTGCTCGTGCCGCCGTGCACCAAAGCGTTTTCAACCCCTGCGTCATGCAAAATCGCTGCCGCCCGCTCAAGGGCATAACCCTTGCCGATACCGCCCAAATCAATTTGAACGCCTTCGCGTGCCAATTGCACCGTCATCGCCGTTTCGTCTAGTAGAAGGTTTTCGCTGCTGACGAGCGTAGTCGCATCGGCTTGGCGCTCCCACCAAGTCCCGACAGTGATATCAAAAGCGCCGTTCGTTTCCTGCGCCAATCGCCTTGCCCGCTGCAGCAACCGAAAAGTGCGCGCATCCACACGGATAGGTTGATGGGCAGCGAGGCGGTTGATGCGCCCGATGTCGCTATCGGGGCGAAAGCGTGTGAGCAAGCGTTCAAGGGTGACGATTTCGTTGATCGCCTCTTCGCCCGCAGCCCGCAAAAACTTTTCACTGTCGCCAACGAGCACCAACTCAAACCGCGTCCGCATCGCATAGACAGCAAGGCAAACAACTGCCATCGCCATCGCCTCGGAGCACTTTTCCCAGCCGATCGCCAGAGGCTGCCGTCGGATATTACAGCAAGACTGTGCCAGCGGCGAAACTTTGGAACGCCCTTTGCGTGCTTGAAAAGGATAGAGGGGCGATGCGGAGCGCATCGCCCCCGTTTGCGCTACGCGATAACCTCCATCCGCTGTGGGTCAAAGAGTTTCATCTTCCCTTCACGGTAGGAGAGTTCTGCCAAGCCGACAGTGACCATGACTTTGTAAGCGAGGTCAATGGGGCAATTGGGTTTCTTGGTGCGGTCGCGGACGCACTCAAGGAAGTTTTTGTGGTGTGCTCGCAAGATGTCAGGTACCCCTTCCGTCGTCACTCGCATCGGTTCCACTTCATCGGCGTAGACGCGCTCGGGTTGGACGACAATGTCATTGCCACCCAGCAGCATGTTGGCTTTGTGCCCGTGCACGATGGTTTCCAAGCCCCGCTCGTTCGCCGTTGAGCCAGCCACAACGACTACATGTCCGCTGGGAAATTCCGCCATCATGTGGAAGGTGTCTGGCACCTCGCGGTCATGGTGGACAAAGATGCCGCCCGTCGCGACGACGCGGGTCGGGAACTCCTCGCCAATCGCCAGAAAGAGCGTGTGCAACACATGCGGGAACAGGTCGGTGACGATGCCGCCTGAGTAGTCCCAAAACTTGCGCCAGCGGAAGAAGCGTTCAGGGTCCCACGGGCGCTTAGGAGCGGGACCGAGAAAAGCGTCCCAGTCTAAGTTGACACCGGGTTTGGCGTTGGGGTCAATGCCGTAGTTCCACTCACCTTCGCGGGAGTTGCGGCAGTAACTCGTCTGCGACCAAACGACCTTGCCAATTTTTCCCTGCCGGATAAGTTCACCAGCTTGCCGCCACTTGGGTTCAGAAGTCCATTGCGATCCAACCTGCACGACACGGTTGGTGCGCACCGCCATCTCGTAAACGGCTTTGGCTTCGTCCACATAGCGGGTCATCGGCTTTTCAAGGTAGATGTCTTTGCCAGCGTTCATCGCGTCAATCGCCATCTTGGCGTGCCAATGTTCGGGCGTAGCGATCCAGACGACATCAATGTCCTTGCGCTCCAGTAATTTGCGGTAGTCGTGGTAGATCTCCACTTTCCCCGATTGGCTTTTGCCTTCCCACTGACGCTCGCAGGTTTGGCGGGCACTTTCTTTGCGTGGGTCATAGATATCGCAGACGGCGACAATTTCGGCGTTCTCCTCACCGCGCTGAATAGCGGACACCAGCGTGCGCATATGGGCGTGTGCCATCCCACCACACCCGATAACGCCGATAGCGATGCGGTCATTGGCACCAATGACCCGTTGACTGCCCGCTAAGGCATAGGCGCGGCTGGGCTTAAAGCGCCCTGCCATTGCTCCGACGGCTACCGCCCCCGCCGCTGCCTTCAGAAAGTCGCGGCGGGAAACCTCTTTGCGCTCATCGTGCTGCTCTGCCATGCGACCATCCCTCCTTCGCGCATTTGTTTTTTAGGCGCTGAGCGCACCCTTCACTGGCGCACACTGATCACTTTTTCCGTCGCTTACCTCAGTTCCTTGATGGAGATGTTGCGGAACTCCACACGGCTGCCGTGATTTTGCAACCCGATGTAGCCCCTGCGCAACCGCCCCTTGAGTTTGGGATGTTCGTCCATGTTGACCCGCACGATCTCCTCACCGTTCATCGCCACGACGACCCAAGGACCGCTGCAGATGATTTCCACGAAGTTCCACTCGCCAGCGGGTTTGGACATGTTCTTGCTAGGGGCGACAGCATCGTAGAT containing:
- the apbE_1 gene encoding FAD:protein FMN transferase; the encoded protein is MAVVCLAVYAMRTRFELVLVGDSEKFLRAAGEEAINEIVTLERLLTRFRPDSDIGRINRLAAHQPIRVDARTFRLLQRARRLAQETNGAFDITVGTWWERQADATTLVSSENLLLDETAMTVQLAREGVQIDLGGIGKGYALERAAAILHDAGVENALVHGGTSSVFAFGRDPDGDLWRVAVAYPFGNAPAAKIPLDGCGLSVSATLPAKGNRTVNPKTGEPVQHTALAAVVLPSPTEAEAWSTALLVSGKEGLTLFQRQRPEGLALVVGSDGQIWQTPEDAVSKCTRLNLQQVMDTQTTRSV
- the iolX_4 gene encoding scyllo-inositol 2-dehydrogenase (NAD(+)), which translates into the protein MAEQHDERKEVSRRDFLKAAAGAVAVGAMAGRFKPSRAYALAGSQRVIGANDRIAIGVIGCGGMAHAHMRTLVSAIQRGEENAEIVAVCDIYDPRKESARQTCERQWEGKSQSGKVEIYHDYRKLLERKDIDVVWIATPEHWHAKMAIDAMNAGKDIYLEKPMTRYVDEAKAVYEMAVRTNRVVQVGSQWTSEPKWRQAGELIRQGKIGKVVWSQTSYCRNSREGEWNYGIDPNAKPGVNLDWDAFLGPAPKRPWDPERFFRWRKFWDYSGGIVTDLFPHVLHTLFLAIGEEFPTRVVATGGIFVHHDREVPDTFHMMAEFPSGHVVVVAGSTANERGLETIVHGHKANMLLGGNDIVVQPERVYADEVEPMRVTTEGVPDILRAHHKNFLECVRDRTKKPNCPIDLAYKVMVTVGLAELSYREGKMKLFDPQRMEVIA